A single genomic interval of Musa acuminata AAA Group cultivar baxijiao chromosome BXJ3-4, Cavendish_Baxijiao_AAA, whole genome shotgun sequence harbors:
- the LOC135581960 gene encoding Bowman-Birk type proteinase inhibitor-like: protein MRSAGLVVAFLALVFLVSLSAAREDPDIFLPSQGIGEEVGGEKPWACCDSCLCTKSIPPQCRCTDQLIGGCDPNCKTCICTKSYPPKCRCYDIINDYCGERCNPEQ, encoded by the exons ATGAGGAGCGCTGGCCTTGTTGTGGCCTTCCTGGCCTTGGTGTTTCTTGTCAGCCTCTCTGCTGCCCGAGAGGACCCTGATATCTTCCTGCCAAGCCAAG gaATCGGAGAGGAAGTAGGGGGAGAGAAGCCATGGGCGTGCTGCGACAGTTGCTTGTGCACGAAGTCGATCCCGCCGCAGTGCCGGTGCACCGACCAGTTGATCGGAGGTTGCGACCCCAACTGCAAGACCTGCATCTGCACAAAGTCGTACCCGCCCAAATGCCGCTGCTACGACATCATCAACGACTACTGCGGTGAGCGATGCAACCCGGAGCAGTAG
- the LOC135585598 gene encoding uncharacterized protein LOC135585598, translating to MEIKYSIDDLPVQDPPTEEFTASDLTWTKYGSSEHHVDDVALVPYDRVDAFIGGECSNPEHPTRFHIERGRKRERGSLKECKSDEYLLYRLYWCSFGPENYGEGGSILPSRRYRLNTRNRAARPQSMRGCTCHFAIKRLYARPSIALIIYHERRHVNKSGFICHGPLDRDAIGPGAKKVPYICSEIQQQTMSLIYLGIPEENVLQTHIEGVQRYCDPNTSVNSLASQYVQKLGMIIKRSTHELDLDDQASIRMWVEKNKKSVFFYQDSSETDPFILGIQTEWQLQQMIRFCHQSILACDSSFGISKLKYPLYTLLAFDSRHHALPVAWVITRTITKQDVSKWMKALVDRIRAVDSVWNIYGFIIDDPALEIDPIRQIFCCPILFSLWRIRRSWLKNVIKKCGHIEVQREIYKRLGKIMYSIWTKEDPMDAMEELFQDFIDQTAFIQYFKAFWVPKIEMWLGTIKSLPLASQESCGAIEGYHVKLKLKVYDDSHLGALQRVDWLVHKLTTELHSGYWLDLYADESGSFPSVKEEYILSTSWHRALQIPDDAVTFDDKEHLFAKVLSQKDGGQERMVWNPGSEFALCDCSWSMQGNLCKHIIKVNLLCQHKKEFLPSLSYLSFQEVLLDLWRKPMDDSLSLDLSMAWVAQMQDNIQRLVELITSGDIAKVTNKLPLKWIGRRERTSVGKPTGGSTLSLRRTNKGGVQKKAAARRKSRKRKRLSRIKSYS from the exons ATGGAGATAAAGTACTCGATTGATGACCTCCCGGTTCAGGATCCTCCAACAGAGGAGTTCACCGCTTCGGACCTCACGTGGACTAAGTACGGAAGCTCTGAGCACCACGTCGATGATGTAGCTCTTGTTCCTTATGACCGGGTTGATGCCTTTATCGGTGGTGAATGCTCGAACCCAGAGCATCCCACTCGATTCCACATCGAGAggggaaggaagagagagaggggTAGCCTGAAGGAATGTAAAAGTGATGAATACCTCCTATATAGGCT ATATTGGTGTTCATTTGGTCCGGAGAATTATGGAGAGGGGGGAAGCATATTACCTAGCCGAAGATATAGGCTCAACACAAGAAATCGTGCTGCTCGGCCGCAATCCATGCGTGGCTGCACGTGCCATTTTGCCATCAAGCGCTTATATGCACGACCGTCGATTGCTCTTATCATATATCACGAAAGGCGCCATGTCAACAAGTCGGGTTTTATATGCCATGGTCCGCTTGATCGTGATGCTATCGGCCCAGGTGCCAAGAAAGTCCCATACATTTGCAGTGAAATCCAGCAACAGACCATGTCCCTGATTTATCTTGGCATTCCCGAAGAAAATGTTTTGCAAACACATATTGAAGGTGTTCAACGATATTGTGATCCAAACACGAGCGTGAATAGCCTTGCTTCTCAGTACGTCCAGAAGCTTGGGATGATTATTAAAAGGTCCACACATGAGCTGGATCTGGATGACCAAGCCAGCATTCGCATGTGGGTTGAGAAAAATAAGAAATCCGTGTTCTTCTACCAGGATTCTTCAGAGACTGATCCTTTTATTTTAGGGATCCAAACAGAGTGGCAGTTGCAGCAGATGATCCGGTTCTGTCATCAAAGCATTCTAGCATGTGACTCATCTTTCGGCATAAGCAAGCTGAAG TATCCACTGTACACGCTCCTTGCTTTTGACTCTAGGCATCATGCTTTGCCTGTTGCTTGGGTTATAACCCGAACCATCACTAAGCAGGATGTTTCTAAATGGATGAAAGCTCTTGTAGATAGGATTCGTGCTGTTGACTCGGTTTGGAATATCTATGGGTTCATTATCGATGATCCAGCGCTAGAAATTGACCCTATCAGGCAA ATATTTTGCTGTCCTATCCTCTTCTCACTCTGGCGTATTCGTAGATCATGGCTTAAAAATGTGATCAAGAAGTGTGGTCACATTGAAGTTCAGCGAGAAATATACAAACGATTGGGCAAGATAATGTACAGTATATGGACTAAAGAAGATCCTATGGATGCTATGGAAGAATTATTTCAGGATTTTATTGACCAGACTGCCTTCATTCAGTATTTCAAGGCATTTTGGGTTCCAAAAATTG AGATGTGGCTTGGAACCATCAAGAGTCTTCCACTTGCAAGCCAGGAGTCATGTGGTGCTATCGAAGGATACCATGTGAAGCTCAAGCTCAAAGTTTATGACGACTCCCATCTTGGTGCACTCCAACGAGTGGATTGGTTGGTTCATAAGCTGACAACCGAACTTCATTCCGGTTACTGGCTTGATCTATATGCAGATGAAAGCGGGTCTTTCCCATCAGTAAAAGAGGAATACATTTTATCCACTTCATGGCACAGGGCTTTGCAGATTCCAGACGATGCTGTTACTTTCGACGATAAAGAGCATCTCTTTGCTAAGGTTCTAAGCCAGAAGGATGGTGGCCAAGAACGGATGGTGTGGAACCCAGGGTCAGAGTTTGCTCTCTGTGATTGTTCATGGTCAATGCAGGGGAACCTTTGCAAACATATTATAAAGGTTAATCTTCTCTGCCAACATAAAAAGGAGTTTCTGCCTTCCTTGTCGTACTTATCATTTCAAGAGGTCCTGCTCGATCTTTGGAGAAAACCAATGGACGACTCTCTATCGCTTGATCTGTCCATGGCATGGGTTGCACAAATGCAGGACAATATTCAAAGACTAGTGGAACTCATTACTTCTGGTGATATCGCCAAAGTGACCAACAAATTGCCATTGAAATGGATTGGTAGAAGAGAGAGGACATCAGTTGGTAAACCCACTGGTGGTAGTACTCTTTCTCTTCGTCGCACTAACAAAGGAGGTGTCCAAAAAAAAGCTGCCGCTAGGAGGAAGAGCCGAAAGCGTAAGAGACTCTCCAGAATCAAAAGTTACTCATAA
- the LOC135636426 gene encoding Bowman-Birk type proteinase inhibitor-like produces MRSGGLVVTFLALVFLVSLSTARVDPHLLLLLPSQGNGEGLAGEKPWACCDMCLCTRSFPPQCRCTDELIGGCHPNCKNCHCTRSFPPKCYCRDIIYEDCGDRCHP; encoded by the exons ATGAGGAGCGGCGGCCTTGTGGTGACCTTCCTGGCCTTGGTGTTTCTTGTCAGCCTCTCCACTGCCCGTGTAGAccctcacctcctcctcctcctccccagccAAG GAAACGGAGAGGGATTAGCGGGAGAGAAGCCATGGGCGTGCTGCGACATGTGCCTCTGTACGAGGTCGTTCCCGCCGCAGTGCCGGTGCACCGACGAGTTGATCGGAGGCTGCCACCCCAACTGCAAGAACTGCCACTGCACCAGGTCGTTCCCGCCCAAATGCTACTGCCGCGACATCATCTACGAGGACTGCGGCGACCGCTGCCACCCGTAG